The following coding sequences lie in one Rhodospirillaceae bacterium genomic window:
- the aroQ gene encoding type II 3-dehydroquinate dehydratase has product MRKQLQILLINGPNLNMLGVRQPEVYGRSSLKDLERICESEGRSLGLSIDFRQSNAEGEXVSWIQGARGAMDGIILNAGALTHSSVALLDALGSAEVPTVEVHMTNIHQREDFRENSYVSVFAKGMVCGLGTYSYVLGLRAIHSILNSS; this is encoded by the coding sequence ATGCGAAAGCAGTTACAAATACTTTTAATAAATGGCCCTAATCTGAATATGCTGGGGGTACGACAACCGGAAGTCTACGGGCGCAGTTCTCTCAAAGATCTAGAGCGTATCTGTGAGAGCGAGGGACGATCTCTGGGGCTATCAATTGACTTTCGGCAAAGCAATGCTGAGGGGGAATTNGTTTCTTGGATTCAGGGAGCCCGAGGCGCTATGGATGGTATAATTTTGAATGCCGGTGCACTAACGCACTCATCTGTCGCGTTGCTCGACGCATTGGGTAGTGCGGAAGTTCCTACGGTGGAGGTTCATATGACCAATATTCACCAGCGGGAGGACTTTCGCGAAAATTCCTATGTATCTGTGTTTGCAAAAGGTATGGTGTGTGGCCTTGGGACCTATAGTTATGTTTTGGGCTTGAGAGCTATTCACAGTATCTTAAATTCGTCTTAA
- a CDS encoding phosphoribosylglycinamide formyltransferase, giving the protein MRVAILISGRGSNMENLIRASYKPDSDIDIVLVISNRKNATGLNTAENLGVKTQIIEHEKFESRDAFELQLTSVLENARTEFICLAGFMRMLGTSFVDHWYNRLVNIHPSVLPAFKGLNTHQRAIEAGAHYSGCTVHFVRPDMDEGPIILQAITPVNTEDSAVKLSNRVLKLEHVCYPLALNWIAKGQISIVRGRVKLAAPNTHNIAKPLDQSRKEKA; this is encoded by the coding sequence ATGAGGGTGGCTATCTTGATCTCGGGTCGGGGCTCCAACATGGAAAACTTAATTCGGGCCAGCTACAAACCAGACAGCGATATTGACATAGTCCTCGTAATCTCCAACCGCAAAAACGCTACGGGGCTCAATACAGCCGAAAATCTAGGTGTTAAAACTCAGATAATTGAGCATGAAAAATTTGAGAGCCGGGACGCCTTTGAGCTACAACTGACCTCCGTGTTAGAAAACGCTAGGACTGAATTTATTTGTCTGGCTGGATTTATGCGGATGCTTGGCACAAGCTTCGTGGATCATTGGTATAACCGCTTGGTTAACATCCATCCTTCGGTTTTGCCAGCTTTTAAGGGATTAAACACACACCAGAGGGCAATAGAGGCGGGTGCCCACTATTCCGGGTGCACAGTTCACTTTGTCCGCCCCGACATGGATGAGGGTCCAATTATTTTGCAGGCCATAACTCCGGTTAACACCGAGGATAGTGCAGTTAAGCTGTCAAACCGTGTTCTAAAGCTAGAACACGTATGCTATCCGCTGGCACTAAATTGGATTGCTAAGGGCCAAATATCCATAGTCCGTGGCAGGGTAAAACTGGCCGCCCCCAATACCCACAACATTGCTAAACCACTAGACCAATCTAGAAAGGAAAAGGCTTAA
- a CDS encoding phosphoribosylformylglycinamidine cyclo-ligase codes for MNKSKNNSYSYGSSGVDVELGRKFVDIIKPLAQATANHGNTPEIGGFGAIFDIKSSGFNDPLLVAATDGVGTKLLLANQTNSHRVVGVDLVAMCVNDLVVQGAKPLFFLDYIASGTLDTSVATQVVQGIAEGCKEAECALIGGETAEMPGLYSSGHYDLAGFAVGAVERDDVIRGNKIKPGDQILALESSGFHANGYSLIRQILASEDLQLSDPSPFSQRETLGEALLQPTRIYTRSILQLLAKTXPAVKGIAHITGGGFYENVPRILPEYTDAVINANWKPPSCFRWLQQVGNLSAKEMFSTFNCGVGMIIVIDPEKVDMVTECLRAGRESVLHIGEIKKSSAQKQRVTIKGLQNKWS; via the coding sequence ATGAACAAGTCCAAAAATAATAGTTATTCGTACGGATCATCTGGAGTGGATGTTGAGCTTGGGCGGAAATTCGTCGATATTATCAAGCCCTTAGCTCAGGCCACCGCAAACCATGGAAATACGCCGGAAATAGGCGGTTTTGGTGCAATATTCGATATAAAATCAAGCGGCTTTAATGACCCTTTACTCGTTGCTGCAACAGATGGAGTTGGAACGAAGCTACTCCTAGCCAACCAGACTAATAGTCACCGCGTGGTTGGAGTAGACCTTGTGGCCATGTGCGTCAACGATTTAGTTGTGCAGGGAGCGAAACCATTGTTTTTCTTGGACTATATTGCTTCTGGGACATTGGATACCTCTGTGGCGACCCAAGTAGTTCAAGGCATAGCGGAAGGCTGCAAAGAAGCTGAATGTGCTCTAATAGGTGGTGAAACAGCTGAGATGCCTGGCCTATATTCCAGCGGACACTATGACCTGGCCGGCTTTGCGGTGGGGGCAGTGGAACGAGACGACGTAATCAGAGGGAACAAAATCAAACCGGGTGATCAAATTTTAGCCCTGGAATCCTCCGGATTCCATGCTAATGGCTATTCACTTATTCGGCAAATTCTGGCTTCAGAAGACCTCCAGCTTTCGGACCCTTCGCCATTCTCACAAAGGGAGACCCTTGGAGAAGCACTGCTACAACCAACACGCATCTACACTAGGTCAATCCTTCAACTACTAGCCAAAACCAGNCCTGCCGTAAAGGGAATTGCTCACATTACCGGGGGCGGCTTTTACGAGAACGTGCCTAGGATACTTCCCGAATATACTGACGCAGTAATAAATGCTAACTGGAAGCCCCCAAGTTGTTTTAGATGGCTTCAGCAGGTGGGGAATCTTAGTGCCAAAGAGATGTTTAGCACCTTTAATTGCGGAGTGGGGATGATAATTGTAATAGACCCGGAAAAGGTTGATATGGTGACAGAATGCCTTAGAGCAGGCAGAGAAAGCGTGCTTCATATAGGCGAAATAAAAAAATCAAGCGCACAAAAACAACGAGTAACTATTAAAGGACTCCAGAATAAATGGAGCTGA
- a CDS encoding thiazole synthase, translating to MLTDNKDTWSVANQSFGSRLIVGTGKYHDLEQTAAAIAASGAEMVTVAVRRVNVTDPNAPMLMDYVDPKKYVYLPNTAGCFNADDALRTLRLAREAGGWTLVKLEVLGDEKTLYPNMEETFKAAEILVNDGFEVMVYCNDDPIGAKKLEEIGCSAIMPAAAPIGSGLGIQNPVNIRLIIEASNVPIIVDAGVGTASDATKAMELGCDGVLMNTAIAAAKDPLKMAAAMRSAVEAGRLAYLAGRMGKKLYADPSSPLSGLI from the coding sequence ATTTTGACTGATAATAAAGATACCTGGTCTGTGGCCAACCAATCATTTGGATCACGACTTATCGTGGGAACTGGCAAATACCATGATTTAGAGCAAACCGCTGCAGCAATAGCTGCGTCAGGGGCGGAAATGGTTACTGTGGCCGTTCGGCGGGTCAATGTGACTGACCCTAATGCACCCATGCTTATGGATTACGTAGACCCAAAAAAATACGTTTACTTACCGAATACAGCGGGCTGTTTTAATGCTGACGATGCCCTTCGAACCCTTCGCCTCGCTCGCGAAGCGGGAGGTTGGACCTTAGTAAAACTAGAAGTCCTTGGCGATGAGAAAACGTTGTATCCAAATATGGAAGAAACGTTTAAGGCTGCAGAAATTCTTGTTAATGATGGGTTTGAAGTAATGGTTTACTGCAATGACGACCCTATCGGAGCCAAGAAATTAGAAGAAATAGGTTGCTCCGCTATTATGCCCGCCGCCGCACCCATTGGATCTGGACTAGGGATACAAAATCCAGTTAATATTCGGTTGATAATTGAAGCTAGTAACGTACCTATAATAGTAGATGCCGGCGTAGGAACAGCATCTGATGCAACGAAAGCTATGGAACTCGGATGTGACGGAGTATTGATGAATACCGCAATAGCAGCTGCCAAAGACCCCTTGAAGATGGCAGCCGCCATGCGAAGCGCCGTGGAAGCGGGCCGGCTAGCCTACCTTGCTGGCCGAATGGGAAAGAAGCTCTATGCAGACCCCTCATCACCACTGAGTGGGCTTATATAA
- a CDS encoding NADH:ubiquinone oxidoreductase subunit NDUFA12 (Provides the input to the respiratory chain from the NAD-linked dehydrogenases of the citric acid cycle. The complex couples the oxidation of NADH and the reduction of ubiquinone, to the generation of a proton gradient which is then used for ATP synthesis), with translation MLPTLSNGAIMSTSIGTRIFTRLFGKKVGQDDYGNEYYRCSCGSKMKERRWVIYPDEADGSAVPPNWQGWLTHTLKLPPTQDPPVIRDWMIGHQPNLSGTPKAYHPSGATPTGENDVSRGNYEPWEPN, from the coding sequence ATGTTACCAACTCTTAGTAATGGCGCTATAATGTCTACATCAATTGGAACTAGAATCTTCACAAGACTGTTTGGCAAAAAAGTCGGTCAAGATGATTATGGGAATGAGTATTACCGATGTAGCTGTGGGTCAAAAATGAAAGAAAGGCGATGGGTCATTTATCCGGATGAGGCAGATGGTTCGGCCGTACCCCCAAACTGGCAGGGGTGGCTAACGCACACCCTGAAGCTACCTCCGACACAAGACCCCCCCGTCATCCGGGACTGGATGATAGGACACCAGCCTAACCTAAGTGGAACCCCTAAAGCATACCATCCATCCGGTGCAACCCCGACGGGAGAGAATGACGTATCTCGGGGCAACTACGAACCATGGGAGCCGAACTAG
- a CDS encoding nucleoside-diphosphate kinase: MAIEKTLSIIKPDAVRXGLSGKINARFEEIGLKIVAQKRLRLTKAQAEGFYAVHSERSFFGDLCEFMCSGPIVVQVLEGESAITRNRELMGATNPANAEVGTIRKDFGESVEANSVHGSDSLETAASEISYFFSQIDIVI, encoded by the coding sequence ATGGCAATTGAAAAAACATTATCAATTATAAAACCTGATGCAGTAAGAAGNGGTTTGAGTGGGAAGATTAACGCTCGCTTTGAGGAAATTGGCTTAAAAATTGTTGCCCAAAAACGACTTCGATTGACNAAGGCTCAGGCTGAGGGTTTTTACGCGGTTCACAGTGAAAGGTCCTTCTTTGGAGATCTATGCGAGTTTATGTGTTCAGGTCCTATAGTGGTGCAAGTATTGGAAGGTGAATCAGCGATAACAAGAAATCGCGAATTAATGGGAGCAACCAATCCTGCAAACGCTGAGGTGGGCACTATTCGTAAGGATTTTGGTGAATCAGTGGAGGCCAATTCTGTGCATGGATCTGATAGTCTTGAGACAGCTGCGAGCGAGATTTCATATTTTTTCAGTCAGATCGATATTGTTATTTAA
- the accC gene encoding acetyl-CoA carboxylase biotin carboxylase subunit, translating into MFSKVLIANRGEIALRIHRACRDLGIASVAAHSTADADAMHVRLADESVCIGPASAKESYLNVPAIIAAAEITGADAVHPGYGFLSENAEFARILEAHGLTLIGPKAEHIEMMGDKATARRVLGDLGIPLVPGSPGIVRTLDDAVEAAGAIGYPVLIKAVAGGGGKGMKVAHMPEQLGTELALARREAMENFGNDEVYIEKYLSNPRHIELQIMADSFGNVVHFGERDCSIQRRHQKVLEEAPSPILSAAERDVLFSRSISAVTQLGXLGAGTLEYLFENXEFYFIEMNTRIQVEHPVTEMVTGVDLVCEQIRVAAGSELSYRQEDVLFRGHAIECRINAESPDTFIPTPGTVTEYHPPGGGGVRVDSALYSGYCVPPFYDSMVGKLIVHGATRKECIKRLSGSLKEYVIEGIETTIPLHQNLLRQSQFHDGSYDIHWLERLMEST; encoded by the coding sequence ATGTTTAGCAAAGTATTAATAGCGAATCGTGGAGAGATTGCACTTCGAATTCATCGTGCTTGTCGTGATTTAGGGATTGCTTCCGTTGCAGCCCATTCTACGGCGGATGCGGATGCGATGCATGTACGACTAGCCGATGAGTCTGTCTGTATTGGTCCTGCTTCGGCGAAAGAGAGTTACTTAAATGTACCGGCCATCATAGCGGCGGCAGAGATAACTGGAGCAGACGCAGTGCATCCAGGGTACGGATTTTTATCAGAAAACGCAGAGTTTGCGCGTATTTTGGAAGCACATGGTTTGACTTTGATAGGCCCAAAAGCAGAGCATATTGAAATGATGGGCGACAAGGCTACAGCTCGGAGGGTGTTAGGAGATTTGGGCATCCCATTAGTCCCCGGAAGCCCCGGAATAGTCCGGACCTTAGATGATGCAGTTGAGGCCGCTGGCGCCATTGGTTATCCAGTTTTAATCAAGGCGGTTGCTGGAGGAGGTGGCAAGGGAATGAAGGTGGCCCATATGCCGGAGCAGTTGGGGACGGAACTGGCCTTAGCGCGCCGAGAAGCCATGGAAAATTTTGGGAATGATGAAGTATATATTGAGAAGTATTTGTCGAACCCCAGACATATCGAGTTACAAATTATGGCTGATAGTTTTGGGAATGTCGTTCATTTTGGGGAGCGAGATTGTTCTATTCAACGTAGGCATCAAAAAGTTCTGGAAGAGGCTCCGTCGCCAATTCTAAGTGCGGCCGAGAGAGACGTTTTGTTTAGTCGGTCTATAAGCGCTGTCACACAGCTGGGTTANCTCGGGGCTGGCACCTTGGAGTATTTGTTCGAGAATNGTGAGTTTTACTTTATTGAAATGAACACACGCATACAGGTCGAGCATCCAGTGACTGAAATGGTTACAGGAGTGGATTTGGTGTGCGAACAAATTAGGGTGGCAGCGGGGTCGGAGCTCTCCTATAGGCAAGAGGATGTCCTCTTTAGAGGCCACGCAATTGAATGTCGTATTAATGCTGAGTCTCCGGATACCTTTATTCCTACCCCGGGCACCGTGACCGAGTACCATCCTCCCGGTGGTGGTGGGGTCAGAGTGGATTCGGCATTATATTCCGGCTATTGCGTACCTCCATTTTATGACAGCATGGTGGGAAAGTTAATAGTGCATGGGGCCACCAGAAAAGAGTGTATTAAACGCCTTTCTGGGAGCCTGAAAGAATACGTAATTGAGGGAATAGAGACCACGATCCCTTTACATCAAAATCTACTTCGGCAAAGCCAATTTCACGATGGTAGCTATGATATACATTGGTTAGAGCGATTGATGGAGAGCACTTAA
- the accB gene encoding acetyl-CoA carboxylase, biotin carboxyl carrier protein, with protein sequence MDDALIRHLAQLLDETGLTEIEVGTGRERLRVSRAAAAVSTSLVGQQAVADSEFSSRRGPEVGMTEEVAVSGGTPVRAPMVGTVYTAPEPEAAPFVSVGGKVHKGDTLFIIEAMKTMNPVTASLDGVVKEILIENGNPVEYDEILALVE encoded by the coding sequence ATTGATGATGCTCTTATTCGTCACCTAGCGCAATTGCTTGATGAAACTGGTTTAACGGAAATAGAGGTGGGCACTGGTAGGGAAAGGCTGCGCGTTTCCCGTGCTGCGGCCGCTGTTTCAACTTCATTGGTGGGACAACAGGCTGTGGCGGATAGTGAGTTTTCCTCAAGGAGGGGGCCAGAAGTTGGGATGACCGAGGAAGTTGCAGTTAGCGGCGGGACCCCTGTTAGAGCGCCCATGGTGGGGACAGTCTACACGGCCCCAGAGCCTGAAGCGGCGCCATTTGTTTCTGTTGGGGGCAAGGTTCATAAGGGAGACACTTTGTTTATTATAGAAGCGATGAAGACCATGAATCCAGTTACAGCATCTTTGGATGGTGTAGTTAAAGAAATTTTGATTGAGAATGGCAACCCGGTGGAATATGACGAGATACTGGCGTTAGTCGAATAG
- a CDS encoding leucyl/phenylalanyl-tRNA--protein transferase: MLPNDHARKTRVSALLSAYRSGLFPMGEARESPEIYWVNPDFRGIIPLTQGAPVRSLRRALRDNSYAITIDTNFNRVIEMCAEITPNRPESWINAEIIKWYTDVHTEGYAHSVECWKNNYLVGGLYGVSIGAAFFAESMFSRESNASKVALAHLVQRLITGGYTLLDVQFVTAHLSRLGAIEVSRAEYLEFLDDALLKTADFHFMPSTGGKDSISTSG, from the coding sequence GTGCTTCCCAATGATCACGCCCGAAAAACTAGAGTCAGTGCACTGTTAAGTGCCTATCGTTCTGGTTTGTTTCCGATGGGGGAAGCTCGTGAAAGCCCTGAGATTTATTGGGTCAATCCAGACTTTCGTGGAATTATTCCACTTACCCAAGGGGCTCCGGTCCGTTCGCTTCGCCGGGCTTTGCGTGACAATTCATATGCTATTACCATTGATACAAATTTTAACCGAGTGATAGAGATGTGCGCGGAAATTACCCCCAATCGACCAGAGAGTTGGATAAACGCAGAGATAATCAAGTGGTATACTGACGTACACACTGAGGGATATGCACATTCGGTAGAGTGCTGGAAAAATAATTATTTGGTAGGCGGTCTCTATGGCGTCTCAATTGGTGCAGCATTTTTCGCGGAAAGCATGTTTAGCCGAGAGAGTAATGCCAGTAAAGTGGCGTTGGCTCACCTCGTTCAGCGGCTAATAACGGGTGGCTATACGTTATTAGACGTCCAATTTGTGACAGCACACTTGAGCCGGCTTGGAGCTATAGAAGTTAGTCGAGCAGAGTACCTCGAATTTTTAGATGACGCTCTCCTTAAAACGGCTGACTTTCATTTCATGCCTTCCACTGGAGGCAAGGATTCAATTTCTACCTCTGGTTGA
- a CDS encoding peptidase yields the protein MGLTTRXWLPNGGEEVKLQIPIIVFGLVSVFSNGFTKELSAQSLSVLRDSEIETILRVWADPLLESAGLDPDAVRIRLVNDARLNAFVAGGQNIFLNSGLLMATEDPLQVIGVVAHEIGHISGGHLARSEEASRQAQTIALLHTVLGIGAAAVGAVAGSRSSGEAVGALISGGGAAGLRHFLAFSRTQETAADQAALRLLEANQISAKGLLKFLQKFEDQDLLSPERQDPYLRTHPLTRGRISFVKNHIAASEISNXQTSGRLLNQHARIRAKLVGFLRPIDKTLRLYPPEDKSVAARYARTIAYYKDSDIERALHELEKLLVEEPKNPYFHELRGQILFESGQLRQAWPSYEMANELLPDDSLLMCALARLEIELGDQELVLKAIRSLEKVIIDEPTNNVGWWLLSIGYGRVGRIPDSSLASAEQAILEGRPEDALLYAARAMRGFXPNSPRWLRSNDVEQLARRIIAR from the coding sequence ATGGGTCTTACCACTAGAGNATGGCTGCCGAACGGAGGTGAAGAAGTGAAGCTGCAGATCCCCATTATCGTATTCGGCTTGGTTTCAGTATTTTCAAATGGCTTCACAAAGGAGCTTTCGGCGCAGTCCTTATCAGTGTTACGAGATTCGGAGATTGAGACAATCCTTCGGGTTTGGGCGGACCCGCTGTTGGAGTCTGCTGGCCTGGACCCCGACGCTGTACGCATTCGTCTAGTCAATGATGCGAGATTAAATGCCTTCGTTGCGGGAGGCCAAAACATCTTTCTGAACTCCGGTCTGCTTATGGCGACCGAGGACCCGCTTCAGGTCATAGGCGTTGTTGCACATGAGATAGGGCATATTTCGGGTGGCCATTTGGCGCGGTCCGAGGAGGCGTCTCGGCAGGCTCAAACGATTGCATTGCTACACACTGTGCTCGGCATTGGGGCCGCGGCAGTAGGGGCTGTTGCGGGGTCAAGAAGTTCTGGAGAGGCAGTTGGAGCCCTGATATCTGGAGGTGGAGCGGCTGGGCTCCGACATTTTCTTGCTTTTAGCCGGACCCAAGAAACGGCAGCTGATCAGGCGGCTTTAAGATTATTGGAAGCAAACCAGATATCGGCTAAAGGTCTTCTGAAGTTTCTGCAGAAATTTGAAGACCAAGATTTGCTAAGCCCCGAACGGCAGGATCCATATTTGAGGACGCATCCGCTCACACGCGGAAGAATCAGCTTCGTTAAGAATCACATTGCAGCGTCCGAGATTTCTAATAANCAGACTTCTGGGCGTTTGCTGAACCAACACGCTCGGATCCGGGCTAAGTTGGTAGGGTTTCTCCGACCTATAGACAAAACACTTCGCCTATATCCTCCTGAAGATAAATCAGTTGCAGCTCGTTATGCTCGAACCATTGCCTATTATAAGGATTCAGATATTGAGCGGGCATTACATGAACTGGAGAAACTATTAGTAGAGGAGCCTAAGAATCCATATTTTCATGAGTTGCGAGGCCAGATTCTTTTTGAGAGTGGCCAATTGCGTCAGGCCTGGCCAAGTTACGAGATGGCGAATGAGCTCTTGCCAGACGACAGTTTGTTGATGTGCGCTCTGGCGCGGTTAGAAATCGAATTAGGTGACCAGGAGCTTGTGCTCAAAGCCATAAGGTCCCTGGAAAAGGTAATTATTGATGAGCCTACCAATAACGTAGGGTGGTGGCTTTTATCGATAGGATATGGGCGGGTTGGGAGGATCCCTGACTCCTCTTTGGCATCGGCGGAGCAGGCAATCTTGGAAGGTCGTCCAGAGGATGCGTTGTTATATGCGGCTCGTGCCATGCGAGGGTTTGANCCTAATTCTCCTCGGTGGCTTCGATCTAATGATGTCGAGCAACTCGCCCGTCGGATTATAGCAAGGTAG
- a CDS encoding peptidase S41, which produces MLCAAILLLCSCVTPHSNKRLGDNGGNLDFDGLEQNFPRLLEVRSFLASFSDHSKDGDLIAEKLNLFAEVFQVARRNYIISLSAGHLIDSFLEGIDLKPTSEHPYNNVSERVNKALKHMLRKLDPHSDYLTSRDFDRIKSRTLGEFSGIGIEMTMEAGYVKCVXVIPGTPASRSGIKPGDVITNIDGVSVNGASLIEIVDRIRGLPGTIVTLNVARHEISDTFQVKIXREKVKVESIESRMEGNIGYIRISTFNESTGESLREALRELAVGQVEELDGLVIDLRNNPGGLLQQALRVSNFFLVSGEIVSTAGRRDEQIRKFQADKEDISMGLPLAVLINNATASASEIVSGALKDRGRALIFGRRSFGKGSVQSIIPLSGLRGALRLTTARYYLPSGRSIQAHGVEPHVVEEAESASXREADSANFLQPDNELMSRGTVALSDICPESSKENDPVLSCALFALRSRLLSPNSLQLRN; this is translated from the coding sequence ATGTTGTGCGCTGCCATTTTGTTGTTATGTTCATGTGTTACTCCCCACTCTAATAAACGATTAGGTGACAATGGTGGGAACTTAGATTTTGATGGACTTGAGCAGAATTTCCCCCGGCTATTGGAGGTTCGGTCTTTTCTCGCATCTTTTTCTGACCATTCGAAGGATGGAGATTTAATCGCAGAAAAACTTAACTTGTTTGCTGAGGTATTTCAGGTTGCTAGGCGAAATTATATAATTTCATTGTCGGCAGGACATCTTATAGATAGCTTCTTAGAGGGTATTGACCTGAAGCCAACTTCTGAACATCCGTATAACAATGTCTCAGAGCGTGTGAATAAGGCCCTAAAACATATGCTCAGGAAACTAGACCCGCATTCGGATTATCTCACTTCGAGGGATTTTGATCGTATCAAATCCCGAACCCTCGGCGAATTTAGTGGCATTGGTATAGAAATGACTATGGAGGCTGGCTATGTAAAGTGTGTAGNAGTTATTCCCGGAACTCCGGCATCTCGTTCTGGGATTAAGCCAGGAGATGTAATAACAAATATTGATGGTGTTTCGGTCAATGGGGCGAGCCTAATAGAGATTGTTGATCGGATCCGTGGTTTGCCTGGGACGATCGTTACCCTTAATGTGGCCCGTCATGAAATATCGGATACTTTCCAAGTCAAGATTNTGCGCGAGAAAGTTAAGGTCGAGAGTATTGAATCCCGGATGGAGGGCAATATTGGATACATTCGGATCTCCACTTTTAATGAGAGTACGGGCGAATCTTTGCGAGAGGCCCTGAGGGAGCTTGCTGTTGGTCAGGTAGAAGAACTGGACGGGTTGGTGATAGACCTAAGAAATAATCCGGGAGGCTTGTTGCAGCAAGCCTTGCGGGTAAGCAACTTTTTTTTGGTGTCTGGTGAAATTGTTTCTACAGCAGGGAGAAGGGATGAGCAGATTCGTAAGTTTCAGGCTGATAAAGAGGATATAAGTATGGGGCTGCCGTTGGCTGTTCTTATCAATAACGCTACTGCCTCCGCCTCGGAAATAGTTTCCGGGGCTCTCAAGGATCGTGGTCGGGCNCTGATATTTGGGCGGCGATCGTTCGGTAAGGGCTCAGTGCAAAGTATTATTCCTCTCTCTGGTCTACGCGGGGCTCTCCGCCTTACAACAGCAAGATACTATTTGCCCTCGGGCCGATCTATCCAAGCGCACGGTGTGGAGCCCCATGTAGTGGAGGAAGCTGAGAGCGCCTCCTNTCGCGAGGCCGACTCAGCAAACTTTTTACAGCCGGATAACGAACTTATGTCTCGGGGTACTGTTGCTCTCAGCGATATTTGTCCTGAGTCCTCAAAGGAAAACGACCCTGTCCTTTCATGTGCCCTTTTTGCTTTGCGCTCGCGCCTGCTTTCTCCGAATTCTCTGCAGTTACGAAACTGA
- the thiS gene encoding thiamine biosynthesis protein ThiS: MQIILNGTKKDFQNQISVAVLIKELGLDERKIAVERNREIVPKTEFNSLNLCEGDQIEIVHFIGGGMGTVELKERHFD; the protein is encoded by the coding sequence ATGCAGATAATACTAAACGGCACCAAGAAAGACTTTCAAAATCAAATATCTGTCGCGGTTCTAATCAAGGAGCTAGGGTTGGATGAACGAAAAATAGCTGTGGAACGAAACCGGGAGATAGTGCCAAAAACTGAGTTTAATTCTTTGAACCTCTGCGAGGGGGACCAAATTGAGATAGTTCATTTTATAGGCGGCGGGATGGGCACTGTTGAGTTAAAGGAGCGTCATTTTGACTGA